The window GCAAAAACGTCCTGTTTGTCTATAAAAGCTAATGCTTTACTGCCCTCGTAGTTAAATATAATGCTGTTTTGTATCCACCCTATCACAACTCCGGCCTTGTTGTAAACAGCAATTTCGTCACCTGAAAATTTAGTGGTAGCTAACCCCGCGTTTGCCATCCCGGTAGCATGAGTATACCATGTTGGTAAATGTTTAAAAGTTTTATTAAAATTAAGGCAGGCAGCGGTTACGGCAAGAATGATGAGGTAGCGCATAAGTTTAAGTTTTGTAATAATGACTATGGCGGCATCAAATAGTTTAATGGCTATTTAACTTTTAATCGCGGACGGAATTATTACAATGGGATATTCCCGTGTTTTTTTCTTGGATTATTGACCACTTTATTCTCCAGCATTTTAAAGGCGTGAATGAGTTTAAGGCGGGTTTCGGCCGGTTCAATTACTTCGTCAATAAATCCGCGTTCGGCAGCGCGATAAGGGTTGGCAAAGGTGTCTGAGTATAATTGCTCTTTTTCTTTCCATTTAGCCTCCTTGTCTTCGGCTGTGCTTATTTCCCGTTTAAAAATAATTTCGGCAGCGCCTTTGGCACCCATCACAGCAATCTCGGCCGATGGCCAGGCGTAGTTCATATCGGCACCTATGTGTTTGGAGTTCATCACATCGTAAGCGCCGCCATAGGCTTTACGCGTAATTACAGTAACACGCGGAACGGTGGCCTCGCAAAAAGCATAAAGTAGTTTGGCACCATTGGTAATAATGGCATTCCATTCCTGGTCGGTACCCGGTAAAAAGCCGGGTACATCTTCAAACACCAGCAAAGGTATATTGAAGCTATCGCAAAAGCGCACAAACCGGGCAGCCTTGGTCGAACTGTTAATGTCCAGCACCCCGGCCAAAAATGCTGGCTGGTTGGCAACAATACCTATACTGCGACCGGCAATGCGGGCAAAACCAACAACAATATTTTCGGCAAAATCTTTATGGATTTCCAGAAATGAGCCGGTATCAATTACATGATCAATAATTTCGCGGATATCATAGGGGGTCGATGCTATTTCGGGTAAAAGGGTATCTAATTCGGGGCGAAGCTCGTTTCCAATATCATAAGGCAGGGCAGGGGCCCTGTCCTCGCAATTTTGGGGCATATAGCTTAGCAGTTTTTTGATGTTTTGGATAGCCTCAATTTCGTTGGTACAGGCAAAATGGGTAACGCCCGATTTGGTGGCATGGGTTGTTGCGCCACCCAGTTCTTCGGATGTTACAATTTCATGGGTAACGGTTTTTACTACGTTAGGGCCGGTTACAAACATGTATGATGTATGCTCAACCATTAATATAAAATCGGTAATGGCGGGAGAGTATACCGCGCCGCCGGCACAGGGGCCCATAATTGCCGAAATTTGAGGCACCACACCCGATGCCATGGTGTTTTTATAGAATATATCGGCATAACCGCCTAAGGATACAACCCCTTCCTGGATGCGGGCACCGCCAGAATCATTAAGGCCTACAACAGGAGCACCGTTTTTGATAGCCAGGTCCATGATCTTCACAATCTTTTCGGCATGCGTTTCGGATAATGAGCCGCCAAAAACGGTAAAATCCTGCGAGAAAACATAAACCAATCGCCCGTTAACAGTGCCATAACCGGTTACAACGCCATCGCCCGGGTATTTTTCTTTCTCCATCCCAAAATCTGTAGAACGGTGCGAAACCAGCATACCAATCTCCTGGAACGAACCGTCGTCCATTAAAAAATGGAGCCGCTCGCGTGCCGTTAATTTCCCTTTTTTATGCTGACTTTCAATACGTACCGCGCCGCCGCCTTCAAATGCTTTTTGGCGTTTTTGTCTTAATACTCCAAGCTTTTTATCCACAATTCAGGTTGTTTGTAACATGCTAAAAATAGTAATTAAATTGTAAGATGTACATAAAACTGCTGTGACATGCTTTCGCACGATGGATTTTTGATTATATTTGTGACAATGAAGGTCAGGAAATTCAAAATACTGGTAGTTGCAATGTTTATGGGTGTCTTTATGTTAAAGATGGCCTTATCGCTTGCCCCTGTATTTTTATATCTTGACAGCAAGGCCGTAAGTGCCGTGATTTTGCAACTGGAGCAGGAATCAAAAGCCGAAAAGGATACGCCCGATAAGGATGTGTTTAAAGAGAAAAAGGTTTTTGATGAGTACGATTTACACAGTATTGATTTCATTACTTTTGTTGCCGAAACTAAAGTGCTCCACAACATGGAGCATGCCCTGTATATACAAACCTACCACCCGGTAGTGCCAACTCCCCCGCCCAACGTTTAAATGACTTAACCGGATATTTCCTATCCGGGCTGTAACGCTTTACAATTCATTTAAATTTTTATTCAAACACATTTCTTATGTCAATTAAGCAAGGTGGATTTGCCGTGGGCAATCTTAACCTACAAAAATACTTTTTGCCCAAAAACTTAAAACGCGATCTTCCGGCCAGTCTTGTTGTATTCCTGGTAGCCTTACCCTTATGTCTTGGTATAGCATTAGCATCTGGCGCGCCGTTATTTGCCGGTGTGCTTACCGGTATCATTGGCGGCGTGGTGGTAGGGTCGCTAAGCGGTTCGCAGCTTAGCGTGGCCGGCCCGGCGGCGGGTTTAACCGTTATTGTATTAAACGCTATAACCAGCCTTGGCGCATACGAAACATTTTTATTGGCGCTTGTGCTGGCGGGCATTTTCCAGATTTTGCTGGGGATTTTAAAGGCTGGAACTATAGCCAACTATTTTCCGTCGGCAGTAATTGAAGGGATGCTGGCCGCTATCGGCATTATCCTGATCATGAAACAGTTTCCGCATGCCGTAGGCTACGATGCTGATTTTGAAGGTGATGAGGGCTTTAACCAGGCCGATGAACACAATAGTTTTTCGGGCGTGCTGGGCGCATTAAGTAAAATTAATTATGGAGCAGTAATTATCAGCATAGTTTCATTGGCCTTGATGATATATTGGCCAAAATTCAAGAAAATGGCTATGGTGCCCGCGCCCTTGTTGGTTGTATTGGCGGGCATTGCCTTAAGCCTGGCATTTAAAAACACAGGTTTGGCGCTGCTTGATAAGCAATTTGTACACATACCTGTTGTAAACAGCAGCACGGAGTTTTTTGCCCTTTTTAAAACGGCCGATTTTAGCAGCATTGGCAATAAGCAGGTTTGGATAACCGCCTTTACAATTGCCGTGGTTGCCAGCCTTGAAACTTTGCTTAGTTTGGAAGCCGTTGATAAAATTGATCCTATTAAACGTATCTCGCCAACTAACCGCGAGCTTGTGGCACAGGGTATAGGCAACATTACCAGCGGC is drawn from Mucilaginibacter ginsenosidivorax and contains these coding sequences:
- a CDS encoding 4-fold beta flower protein, which codes for MRYLIILAVTAACLNFNKTFKHLPTWYTHATGMANAGLATTKFSGDEIAVYNKAGVVIGWIQNSIIFNYEGSKALAFIDKQDVFAFGGNNTYLGRFHNGFFRDKAGNAVAWVRGASDGPITLPPLDRVAPIFMPVIKPITPIIVTITPIETYSWSNLSWADFMGQ
- a CDS encoding acyl-CoA carboxylase subunit beta, which gives rise to MDKKLGVLRQKRQKAFEGGGAVRIESQHKKGKLTARERLHFLMDDGSFQEIGMLVSHRSTDFGMEKEKYPGDGVVTGYGTVNGRLVYVFSQDFTVFGGSLSETHAEKIVKIMDLAIKNGAPVVGLNDSGGARIQEGVVSLGGYADIFYKNTMASGVVPQISAIMGPCAGGAVYSPAITDFILMVEHTSYMFVTGPNVVKTVTHEIVTSEELGGATTHATKSGVTHFACTNEIEAIQNIKKLLSYMPQNCEDRAPALPYDIGNELRPELDTLLPEIASTPYDIREIIDHVIDTGSFLEIHKDFAENIVVGFARIAGRSIGIVANQPAFLAGVLDINSSTKAARFVRFCDSFNIPLLVFEDVPGFLPGTDQEWNAIITNGAKLLYAFCEATVPRVTVITRKAYGGAYDVMNSKHIGADMNYAWPSAEIAVMGAKGAAEIIFKREISTAEDKEAKWKEKEQLYSDTFANPYRAAERGFIDEVIEPAETRLKLIHAFKMLENKVVNNPRKKHGNIPL
- a CDS encoding SulP family inorganic anion transporter; protein product: MSIKQGGFAVGNLNLQKYFLPKNLKRDLPASLVVFLVALPLCLGIALASGAPLFAGVLTGIIGGVVVGSLSGSQLSVAGPAAGLTVIVLNAITSLGAYETFLLALVLAGIFQILLGILKAGTIANYFPSAVIEGMLAAIGIILIMKQFPHAVGYDADFEGDEGFNQADEHNSFSGVLGALSKINYGAVIISIVSLALMIYWPKFKKMAMVPAPLLVVLAGIALSLAFKNTGLALLDKQFVHIPVVNSSTEFFALFKTADFSSIGNKQVWITAFTIAVVASLETLLSLEAVDKIDPIKRISPTNRELVAQGIGNITSGLLGGLPMTAVIVRSSANVNSGARTKTSAVVHGLLLLISLLFIPVLINLIPLSCLAAILLMTGYKLARIALFKHMWHQGLSQFIPFVVTIAAVVLTDLLIGVGIGMLVGIFYILRTNLRNPYFYQITKNGDKKVIRIKLAEEVSFLNKAAIQITLTSLPSGTDVIIDGSNSRYIDPDVLEIIHNYKHNAYTKGIVVQLLEMKEKYDVPPLKELMYNPN